In Paenibacillus sp. BIC5C1, a genomic segment contains:
- a CDS encoding bifunctional diguanylate cyclase/phosphodiesterase, whose amino-acid sequence MKANQQDQRKIGWVAIGGLLCFLASQWFRSSASSDLIISGYPVLTLLGGFAAAAACIGIYNQSWLFQTQRLTLRRVLMTTLFLLIGLFELVHIVSFAEEMPNGAMVESEFSLKMISLGSLVCAAGLLFIYAVNEREIALPRKLLIFSGTLGIFVVLYTVAIQEWAILPNLLEGNVLGGMFTRIHFLIGILYGVTAVVLFVQWKKGKDGDLPTILCAILCFFFGECYFVSATKINDLNLLLGLLSDCLGYFFIQKGLYSSVVDTPFLKQQVAEAKMNFIAHHDDVTGLPNRRRLSQRLKVMMNAAMVEEQLVGVLVLNINRFKTINDSLGQQAANRVLRQVGQRLKHSSLPGEEVFGLGRDEFVLTMTDFCTTDTALRRTRSILQLFEKPVTVDGNEYHLTLGIGMAIFPHDGDSPEEIIQNADTALHNAKEQGIELNRYAHAMQMKAQERLQLENDLRKALDRGQFYLVYQPQVNLASGLIVGMEALVRWQHPLRGSVSPGEFIPLAEESGLIVPLGEWVLREACAQNKRWQEAGYRKLCVSVNLSMRQFRHSHLLDNISGILKETGLEPVWLELEITESMTFDKDRAFEQLRKIKEIGVHISIDDFGTGYSSLHYLKDLPIDRLKIDRSFVNEVMEDSNNAAIVSTITSMAHHLQLKVTAEGVENEDQLSFLRDQHCHEAQGFFFSKPILAADFEKKFLRDVDKPTG is encoded by the coding sequence ATGAAGGCTAATCAGCAAGATCAGAGAAAAATAGGTTGGGTCGCGATAGGCGGCTTATTGTGTTTCCTCGCAAGTCAATGGTTTCGTTCCTCCGCAAGCTCTGATCTGATCATATCGGGTTACCCGGTTTTGACGCTCTTGGGTGGCTTCGCTGCGGCAGCGGCCTGTATCGGCATTTATAATCAAAGCTGGTTATTTCAGACTCAAAGACTGACCCTCCGTAGGGTCCTTATGACTACGCTATTTTTATTGATTGGTTTGTTTGAGTTGGTTCACATCGTTTCCTTTGCCGAAGAAATGCCAAATGGCGCGATGGTGGAGTCGGAATTCTCGCTGAAGATGATTTCGCTTGGATCTCTTGTTTGTGCGGCAGGTTTGCTGTTCATATATGCAGTCAACGAGAGGGAAATTGCGTTACCACGCAAATTGCTAATTTTCAGTGGAACACTCGGTATTTTTGTTGTTTTGTATACAGTGGCAATTCAGGAATGGGCTATACTGCCGAACTTGCTGGAGGGGAATGTGCTTGGCGGCATGTTTACCCGAATTCATTTTCTGATCGGAATCCTGTATGGCGTGACTGCGGTCGTGTTATTCGTTCAATGGAAAAAAGGCAAAGATGGCGATCTGCCTACCATTCTTTGTGCAATCCTCTGTTTTTTCTTTGGGGAATGTTACTTTGTCTCTGCTACGAAAATTAATGATCTCAATCTGCTGCTAGGTCTGTTAAGCGATTGTTTGGGCTATTTCTTTATCCAGAAGGGTCTGTATTCGTCTGTGGTAGATACACCTTTCCTGAAACAACAGGTGGCGGAAGCAAAAATGAACTTCATTGCTCACCACGATGATGTGACAGGACTGCCGAATCGCCGTCGTCTTTCTCAGCGACTAAAAGTGATGATGAATGCAGCTATGGTAGAGGAGCAGCTTGTCGGTGTCTTGGTATTAAATATCAACCGATTCAAAACGATTAATGATTCGTTAGGCCAACAAGCGGCTAACCGTGTACTTCGTCAGGTAGGACAGCGTCTGAAACATTCTTCGCTCCCGGGAGAGGAAGTGTTCGGACTGGGAAGAGATGAGTTCGTATTGACAATGACAGACTTCTGCACAACAGATACGGCGTTGCGGCGGACAAGATCGATCCTGCAACTGTTTGAAAAACCTGTAACGGTGGATGGGAACGAGTATCATCTCACGTTGGGCATTGGTATGGCGATATTCCCGCATGACGGTGACTCACCGGAAGAGATCATCCAGAATGCGGATACGGCGCTGCATAATGCCAAAGAGCAGGGAATAGAGCTAAACCGATATGCCCATGCGATGCAGATGAAAGCCCAGGAACGTTTGCAGCTTGAGAATGATTTGCGCAAAGCGTTGGATCGTGGGCAGTTCTATCTTGTGTATCAGCCGCAGGTTAATCTGGCAAGTGGGTTGATTGTCGGTATGGAGGCTTTGGTGCGTTGGCAGCATCCGCTGAGAGGCTCAGTATCCCCTGGGGAATTCATTCCTCTTGCTGAGGAGAGCGGGCTGATCGTACCGCTAGGAGAATGGGTATTGCGTGAGGCGTGTGCACAGAACAAGCGCTGGCAAGAAGCGGGTTACCGCAAGCTATGTGTCTCGGTTAACCTTTCCATGAGACAATTCAGGCATTCTCATCTGCTGGACAACATCAGCGGCATTCTCAAGGAGACAGGCTTGGAACCTGTGTGGCTTGAACTCGAAATTACGGAGAGCATGACTTTTGACAAGGATCGTGCGTTTGAGCAGTTGCGCAAAATTAAGGAAATTGGTGTGCACATCAGTATTGATGATTTTGGTACAGGGTACAGTTCACTGCATTATTTGAAAGATCTGCCGATTGACCGCCTCAAGATTGACCGTTCCTTTGTCAATGAAGTGATGGAGGACAGCAATAATGCGGCAATTGTGTCGACTATTACGTCAATGGCTCATCACCTGCAGTTGAAAGTGACGGCGGAGGGCGTTGAAAATGAGGACCAGCTTTCGTTTCTTCGTGATCAGCATTGTCATGAGGCTCAAGGGTTCTTTTTCAGCAAACCCATTCTGGCAGCTGATTTTGAAAAAAAGTTTTTGAGAGATGTGGATAAACCCACGGGGTAA
- the abc-f gene encoding ribosomal protection-like ABC-F family protein encodes MMTMVRLHEVSKEWNGNELFAGLNLEINEGERLAILGRNGCGKTTLLSIILGEEEGGGRIERHIPQQEWGFMRQRSLIKPEMNVLDAVRQESGRIYEVKRDLELLEQRMSNSGAADEQRLLEAYTIAMEQYEQLNGYMWETEVEKVLTRLGLSSEHWNRPYHSLSGGQKTKARLAGLLVSKPKFLILDEPTNHLDEESMRWLEEWLSAYAGTLLFVSHDRTFIDQVATGVIEFSPDALTKYKGGYTDYKGHKERELREQEATYRKQELERKALEETIRNYQQWFHQAHNSAGDVEVKITQSFYKAKANKNISRYHAKQKQLERLEKERVDKPREAAKLNMELQVNTLAARQLLSLEDVSFAYPGSPTLLHHIRIAVERGDRLAVRGPNGTGKTTLLKLMIGELEPSQGKVTRHPQLKIGYFSQELEGLPESETLLDSLLSLPSMTQSAARTILGCFLFSRDDVFKRIGDLSMGEKCRVAFLRLYFGGANVLVLDEPTNYLDIDTQEVMENILKQASGALVLVSHDRMLTKVLASRLLDLKPDGKATLFEGGVEDWEQSIKLRESALEIRESDDERLRLEMRLSELLSPMNSAGNDVLTRPDDVIERAAEVAEVREIQRRLKQLHELRKQK; translated from the coding sequence ATGATGACAATGGTACGCCTACATGAAGTATCGAAAGAGTGGAACGGAAATGAGTTGTTTGCAGGATTAAATCTCGAAATAAATGAAGGTGAGCGGCTCGCCATTCTAGGTCGCAACGGCTGTGGCAAGACCACCTTATTAAGCATCATTCTTGGAGAAGAAGAGGGCGGTGGACGCATCGAACGTCACATTCCGCAGCAGGAGTGGGGTTTCATGCGCCAGCGCTCATTGATCAAGCCTGAGATGAATGTGCTTGATGCTGTCCGACAGGAAAGTGGGCGGATCTACGAGGTGAAGCGTGACCTGGAATTACTGGAACAACGGATGAGCAACAGTGGAGCGGCAGATGAGCAGCGGCTGCTCGAAGCTTATACGATAGCGATGGAGCAATATGAGCAATTGAACGGGTATATGTGGGAGACTGAGGTAGAGAAGGTACTGACTCGTCTGGGGTTATCGTCGGAACATTGGAATCGGCCGTATCATTCTTTGAGTGGTGGGCAAAAAACGAAGGCCCGTCTCGCAGGATTGCTGGTCAGTAAACCCAAATTTCTGATTCTAGATGAACCGACGAATCATCTGGATGAAGAGAGCATGCGCTGGCTTGAAGAATGGCTTTCGGCCTATGCTGGAACATTGTTGTTTGTTTCTCACGACCGGACCTTTATTGATCAGGTCGCAACGGGTGTCATTGAGTTTAGCCCGGATGCACTGACCAAATATAAAGGAGGCTACACGGATTATAAAGGCCATAAGGAACGCGAATTACGTGAGCAGGAAGCAACGTATCGCAAGCAGGAGCTGGAACGGAAAGCGCTAGAAGAGACAATCCGCAATTATCAGCAGTGGTTTCATCAGGCTCATAATTCAGCAGGCGATGTGGAAGTGAAAATAACTCAGAGCTTCTACAAAGCGAAAGCCAACAAGAACATTTCCCGCTACCATGCCAAGCAAAAACAACTGGAGCGCCTGGAGAAAGAACGGGTGGATAAACCCCGCGAAGCTGCAAAATTGAACATGGAGCTGCAAGTGAACACGCTGGCTGCCCGCCAGCTCCTTTCGTTGGAAGACGTTAGTTTTGCTTATCCGGGAAGCCCGACATTGCTTCACCATATCCGGATTGCGGTCGAACGTGGAGATCGTCTTGCTGTACGTGGACCGAATGGCACAGGCAAGACGACACTGCTCAAACTGATGATTGGAGAGCTGGAACCTTCCCAGGGCAAAGTGACACGTCATCCACAACTGAAAATCGGTTATTTTTCGCAAGAGCTTGAGGGGTTACCTGAAAGTGAGACACTTCTGGATAGTTTGCTCAGTCTTCCATCCATGACACAAAGTGCTGCACGTACCATTCTGGGATGCTTTTTATTCTCAAGAGATGATGTGTTCAAGCGTATTGGGGATTTGAGTATGGGGGAGAAGTGCAGAGTTGCATTCCTGCGGTTGTATTTCGGCGGAGCCAACGTGTTGGTGCTGGATGAACCGACCAATTATCTGGATATTGACACACAGGAAGTGATGGAGAATATATTGAAGCAGGCATCCGGAGCACTTGTGCTCGTATCCCATGACCGTATGCTGACCAAAGTACTCGCCAGCCGCTTGCTTGATCTGAAGCCCGATGGAAAGGCTACACTGTTCGAAGGTGGCGTGGAGGACTGGGAGCAATCCATCAAATTGCGAGAGTCCGCGCTTGAGATACGCGAGTCAGATGATGAACGGCTGCGGCTTGAAATGCGGTTGTCCGAGTTGTTATCTCCCATGAACAGTGCGGGCAATGATGTGTTGACTAGGCCTGATGATGTAATTGAACGGGCGGCAGAAGTTGCCGAGGTTCGCGAAATTCAGCGTCGTTTGAAACAGTTGCACGAGCTGCGAAAACAGAAGTAA
- the pheS gene encoding phenylalanine--tRNA ligase subunit alpha, translated as MKERLEALKIEALEQLSGVNDPQTLSDLRVKYLGKKGALTEILRGMGALSAEERPVIGQVANDVRGAIEEVIDSKQEQFQKEETAKRLQSEKIDVTLPGRRGRQGGLHPLTKVVQEIEDIFIGMGYRVAEGPEVEMDYYNFEALNLPKNHPARDMQDSFYVTEDLLMRTHTSPVQVRTMQSMKGEVPVKVICPGKVYRRDDDDATHSFQFNQVEGLVISENIRMSDLKGTLLQFVREMFGSHTEIRLRPSFFPFTEPSAEVDVTCVQCGGSGCRVCKQTGWLEILGGGMVHPKVLEMGGYDPEKYSGFAFGMGVERIAMLKYGIDDIRHFYNSDMAFLKQFGRL; from the coding sequence ATGAAAGAACGTTTGGAGGCATTAAAGATCGAAGCGCTGGAGCAACTGTCTGGCGTGAACGATCCACAGACGCTGAGTGATCTGCGTGTAAAGTATTTGGGTAAAAAGGGTGCATTGACCGAGATTTTGCGAGGTATGGGTGCGCTTAGTGCAGAGGAACGTCCGGTGATTGGTCAGGTTGCCAATGATGTTCGCGGCGCGATTGAAGAAGTCATTGACAGCAAGCAGGAGCAGTTCCAGAAGGAAGAGACGGCGAAACGTCTGCAATCCGAGAAAATTGATGTGACCCTGCCAGGGCGTCGCGGACGTCAGGGCGGACTGCATCCACTGACCAAAGTGGTACAGGAAATCGAAGATATTTTCATCGGTATGGGATATCGCGTAGCAGAAGGTCCTGAGGTTGAAATGGATTATTACAACTTCGAAGCACTGAACTTGCCGAAGAACCACCCGGCGCGTGATATGCAGGATTCTTTCTATGTAACGGAAGATCTGTTGATGCGTACGCATACGTCCCCGGTTCAGGTTCGCACGATGCAAAGCATGAAAGGTGAAGTGCCTGTTAAAGTTATCTGTCCGGGTAAAGTATACCGTCGTGACGATGACGATGCGACGCATTCTTTCCAGTTCAATCAGGTTGAAGGTTTGGTTATTAGCGAGAACATTCGCATGAGTGACCTGAAAGGTACCTTGCTGCAATTCGTGCGCGAAATGTTCGGTTCACACACCGAAATTCGTCTCCGTCCAAGTTTCTTCCCGTTCACAGAGCCAAGTGCTGAAGTGGATGTCACTTGTGTGCAATGTGGTGGCAGTGGCTGCCGTGTATGTAAACAGACAGGTTGGCTTGAAATTTTGGGTGGCGGTATGGTTCACCCGAAAGTGCTCGAGATGGGCGGTTATGATCCGGAGAAATATAGTGGGTTTGCATTCGGAATGGGTGTAGAGCGTATCGCCATGCTGAAATACGGCATTGATGATATTCGTCATTTCTACAACAGTGATATGGCGTTCCTGAAACAATTCGGACGACTGTAA
- the pheT gene encoding phenylalanine--tRNA ligase subunit beta produces the protein MRVSTDWLSDYIALEGVAPQELAEKFTRAGVEIDVVENRNQGVNNVVVGYVKSKEKHPDADKLNVCVIDAGQEEDLQIVCGAKNVDAGQKVVVALVGAKLPGGLDIKKAKLRGVVSLGMICSAKELGMNDKLLPKDQQEGILVLPSQTEIGTPISQVLGLDDHVLELDLTPNRSDCLSMLGAAYEVGAILGREVKLPDPTQNLVEIGDAAANHISVEITAGEQCSHYAARYITGIKLGASPQWMQNRLMAAGIRPINNIVDITNYVMLEYGQPLHAFDADKLEKGHIEVRMAKEGETIVTLDSQERKLEPHMLLITDGVKPVAIAGVMGGENSEVTETTVNLLLESAKFDGGTVRKTSRQLGLRSEASMRFEKEVDPAAVITALNRAAELIQRYAEGEVHQGIVEAGTAAADKHVVQLSLDKLNRYLGTELSLLEVKTIFARLHFACGDAQQGLLDVEVPSRRGDITLDVDLFEEIARLYGYDNIPTTLIEGPTTPGAYTRSQAMRRTIRGLFAGSGWQEMISYSFVHPDKVSLFPALTEGSKAVKLAMPMSEDRSVLRKSILPQMLDATVYNMNRKHDSLAVFEVGSVFFTEEEKLTKQPHEIPVLSLLLTGNRASQQWNVGAEKVDFFDLKGALENLFAYVGLEQRIRLVANSPEGFHPGRSASVYLEAKDGGEDKLIGTMGQLHPELQQQYDLNDVYLAEIGLEAIYSEADADIRYRELPRFPAVERDIAVVVSKDIEAGDMLRSIRESAGELLQTVQVFDVFTGSKLGEDKKSVAMALVYRNRERTLTDEEITEVHARVVARLEEQFGAELRK, from the coding sequence ATGAGAGTATCGACAGATTGGCTGTCTGATTATATCGCGCTGGAAGGCGTGGCACCGCAGGAGTTGGCAGAGAAATTCACCCGTGCGGGCGTTGAGATTGATGTAGTGGAGAACCGGAACCAGGGCGTGAACAACGTGGTTGTCGGTTACGTGAAGAGCAAGGAGAAGCACCCTGACGCTGATAAGCTGAATGTATGTGTGATTGATGCCGGACAGGAAGAAGATCTGCAGATCGTATGTGGTGCGAAAAATGTGGATGCCGGTCAAAAGGTAGTCGTTGCCCTGGTAGGAGCGAAGCTCCCTGGCGGACTCGATATCAAAAAAGCCAAGCTGCGCGGCGTAGTATCCCTTGGCATGATCTGCTCTGCGAAAGAACTGGGCATGAACGACAAGTTGCTGCCGAAAGACCAACAGGAGGGCATTCTCGTATTGCCTTCACAAACGGAGATTGGTACACCAATCAGCCAAGTGCTTGGTCTCGACGATCATGTTCTTGAACTGGACCTGACACCGAACCGCTCTGACTGTCTGAGCATGCTGGGTGCAGCCTATGAAGTTGGTGCAATTCTCGGTCGTGAAGTGAAACTGCCTGATCCAACTCAAAATTTGGTGGAAATCGGTGATGCGGCTGCGAATCATATCTCGGTTGAGATTACGGCTGGTGAACAATGCAGTCATTATGCAGCACGCTATATAACGGGGATCAAGCTGGGAGCTTCCCCGCAGTGGATGCAAAACCGTTTGATGGCCGCTGGCATCCGTCCGATCAATAATATCGTTGACATCACGAATTATGTCATGCTGGAATACGGACAGCCGCTGCATGCTTTTGATGCAGATAAGCTGGAAAAGGGCCACATTGAAGTGCGGATGGCCAAAGAAGGCGAAACGATCGTGACGTTGGATAGTCAAGAGCGCAAGCTTGAGCCGCATATGCTACTCATTACGGATGGCGTGAAACCGGTAGCCATCGCGGGTGTTATGGGTGGAGAGAATTCCGAGGTAACGGAAACCACAGTGAATCTGTTGCTGGAATCCGCCAAGTTCGACGGCGGAACCGTTCGAAAAACGTCACGCCAACTGGGGCTGCGTTCCGAAGCAAGCATGCGTTTTGAGAAAGAAGTCGATCCGGCTGCTGTCATTACGGCATTGAACCGTGCGGCTGAATTGATCCAGCGTTATGCGGAAGGCGAAGTTCATCAGGGGATCGTGGAAGCGGGAACAGCCGCAGCGGATAAACATGTTGTGCAGCTGTCGCTGGATAAACTGAATCGTTATCTGGGAACTGAATTGTCCCTGCTTGAAGTGAAAACCATTTTCGCTCGTTTGCACTTTGCATGTGGTGATGCGCAGCAGGGTCTGCTTGATGTTGAAGTGCCTAGCCGCAGAGGGGATATTACACTTGATGTGGATCTGTTTGAAGAGATTGCCCGTCTGTACGGATACGACAATATTCCAACCACATTGATTGAAGGACCAACAACACCAGGTGCTTATACGCGTTCGCAAGCAATGCGCCGCACTATTCGTGGCCTGTTTGCAGGTAGTGGCTGGCAGGAAATGATCAGCTATTCATTCGTACATCCAGATAAAGTATCATTGTTCCCTGCTCTAACAGAAGGTAGTAAAGCCGTGAAGTTGGCTATGCCAATGAGTGAGGACCGCAGCGTGCTTCGTAAGAGCATCTTGCCACAAATGCTGGATGCAACGGTGTATAACATGAACCGCAAGCATGATTCACTGGCTGTATTTGAAGTAGGTAGTGTGTTCTTCACTGAAGAAGAAAAACTGACGAAGCAACCGCATGAAATTCCGGTCCTGAGCTTGTTGCTCACCGGAAATCGTGCATCCCAGCAGTGGAATGTGGGAGCAGAGAAAGTGGACTTCTTCGACTTGAAAGGTGCACTTGAGAACCTGTTCGCCTATGTGGGTCTGGAGCAGCGCATTCGCCTGGTAGCAAACAGTCCAGAAGGCTTCCACCCTGGTCGTTCCGCATCGGTATACCTTGAAGCAAAAGATGGCGGAGAGGACAAACTGATTGGTACGATGGGTCAATTGCATCCTGAACTGCAGCAGCAATATGATTTGAACGATGTATATCTTGCCGAGATCGGGCTTGAAGCGATCTATAGTGAAGCGGATGCGGATATCCGTTATCGTGAGCTTCCACGATTCCCAGCAGTTGAACGGGATATCGCGGTTGTTGTGAGTAAAGATATCGAAGCTGGGGATATGCTGCGTTCGATTCGTGAATCTGCTGGCGAACTGTTGCAAACCGTACAGGTATTCGACGTATTCACAGGCAGCAAGTTGGGTGAAGACAAGAAGAGCGTAGCGATGGCTCTCGTTTATCGCAACCGTGAACGCACATTGACGGATGAGGAAATTACCGAGGTTCATGCTCGTGTTGTTGCTCGTCTGGAGGAGCAATTTGGAGCCGAATTGCGTAAATAG
- the zapA gene encoding cell division protein ZapA: MTIPDRTRVTVEIYGTSYKLVGSSADYMKQVANLVDERMSAISKHNSRLDTPRIAVLAAVHMAEQSLQTQEIRNELKMLTGERTEMRNELNRLNAIQNEHQQELERRDQELAEAMKLKAEAEQAIVKLQKDQQAEVAKLNTLLEQERAQAAGREQKLQAQTAAQLKAAEEKAQARLKEAEEKAANQLRNAQTQAAAQLKEAQTRSANELQQAQAKAAAQYKELQDKTAAQLKEAEARVVAERQKIEVQAAQQVQSAKEQAEAAILSELEQAESQLQKVQAEAQREYRELQSEMEQRIQEAEQAAINQAQELTEKAKEEQAALQQRAEQKRLAEIEQLNATFKESSELAELEWMEKEAAYEEQLKQIHEAAQTQANEAAATAEALLQEEQGKLNQQLEEERKQAKSRFADVEGQLAEVRKQLKNAQEVVVDQEQQLQHERNQTETLRDEQAVYKQEQDVQLRRITELEQQLEQLKVDSAQMTEQLRSTEAEAEHFREAEQQWKQQYNETVERESSLTAQLRKVQDQHGQLEQEIKKLREAEVKSEDEQRRLQKVLEQAHAAVRTLQHELGALTQSEQSWKEQAEQRLIEIGELETQVLEAAEQNETLESGVQSLHDELSVVKEEARHASEEAERYIAQAGRLELQHKELDGELNEAREELNKLQENYKQIRKDYGDALQREEDYTRKLNEMSEEKKEIVRALEESRQHANQLSARIDEQGSLLTQTEEEALEWQIKHEELSAKQEELSSRLKELTDREVELSSRVEQAEQQAEQQDQVWQRRADEWAAQEQSWQDRWTTLENELNLWQKESAASVEKVEELEHERQQLAQQRAEAIEEKQTMENELLDIGERYELAANQLRLLQVEREMEQEKAEQLNTDYRQLRDEYTKLQTEYNEWIELIEQDQT; the protein is encoded by the coding sequence GTGACTATACCTGATCGTACACGCGTCACCGTAGAGATCTACGGGACTTCCTATAAACTGGTTGGCAGCAGTGCCGACTATATGAAACAAGTAGCTAACCTGGTGGATGAGCGAATGAGCGCCATCTCCAAACATAATTCCCGACTGGATACCCCGCGTATTGCAGTTCTGGCAGCTGTACATATGGCTGAGCAGTCTCTTCAGACTCAGGAAATTCGGAATGAGCTGAAAATGCTGACCGGTGAACGTACCGAAATGAGAAATGAACTCAATCGGCTGAATGCCATACAAAATGAACATCAGCAGGAACTGGAACGCAGGGACCAAGAACTCGCTGAAGCAATGAAACTTAAGGCTGAGGCGGAACAGGCCATCGTAAAACTCCAGAAGGATCAGCAGGCAGAAGTAGCCAAGCTGAATACATTACTGGAACAGGAACGCGCTCAGGCAGCAGGTCGCGAGCAAAAGCTTCAGGCTCAAACTGCGGCGCAACTGAAAGCAGCTGAGGAGAAGGCACAGGCTCGTCTTAAAGAAGCGGAAGAAAAAGCAGCGAATCAACTCAGGAATGCACAGACTCAGGCGGCAGCTCAGCTGAAGGAAGCACAGACACGTTCAGCAAATGAGTTGCAGCAAGCCCAGGCCAAAGCGGCTGCACAATACAAGGAGCTGCAGGATAAGACGGCAGCTCAACTGAAAGAAGCGGAAGCTCGGGTCGTGGCAGAACGTCAAAAAATCGAGGTTCAGGCTGCACAGCAAGTACAATCGGCGAAGGAACAAGCTGAAGCAGCAATTTTGTCTGAATTGGAACAAGCCGAGTCTCAGTTGCAAAAGGTTCAGGCAGAAGCCCAGCGTGAATACCGTGAACTCCAGTCTGAGATGGAGCAGCGTATACAGGAGGCAGAGCAAGCTGCCATCAATCAAGCTCAAGAACTGACTGAAAAGGCAAAAGAGGAACAAGCCGCACTGCAGCAACGAGCAGAGCAGAAGCGACTGGCTGAGATTGAACAGCTGAATGCAACGTTCAAGGAGTCGTCTGAACTGGCGGAATTGGAATGGATGGAAAAAGAAGCGGCTTATGAAGAACAGCTTAAGCAAATCCATGAAGCAGCCCAGACTCAGGCGAACGAAGCTGCGGCAACTGCTGAAGCTTTGCTGCAAGAAGAACAAGGCAAGCTGAATCAGCAGTTGGAAGAAGAACGTAAACAGGCTAAATCGCGCTTCGCCGATGTTGAAGGCCAATTGGCCGAGGTGCGTAAGCAGCTCAAGAATGCTCAAGAAGTTGTCGTGGATCAGGAGCAACAGCTCCAACACGAGCGTAATCAAACTGAAACGCTGCGCGATGAACAAGCCGTGTACAAACAGGAGCAGGATGTTCAGCTTCGTCGAATTACGGAATTGGAGCAGCAGCTGGAACAATTAAAAGTTGATAGTGCTCAGATGACTGAACAACTCCGCAGCACAGAAGCTGAGGCAGAACATTTCCGGGAAGCGGAACAGCAATGGAAACAGCAGTATAACGAGACCGTTGAACGTGAATCTTCTCTGACAGCACAGCTGCGAAAAGTACAGGATCAGCACGGTCAACTTGAACAGGAAATTAAGAAACTCCGTGAAGCCGAAGTGAAATCAGAGGATGAGCAGCGCAGGCTGCAAAAAGTGCTCGAACAGGCCCATGCGGCAGTACGCACATTGCAACATGAACTAGGTGCACTGACGCAGAGCGAGCAGTCCTGGAAAGAGCAGGCTGAACAACGTCTGATCGAGATCGGCGAATTGGAGACACAGGTACTTGAAGCTGCAGAACAGAATGAAACGTTGGAGTCAGGTGTACAGTCCCTTCATGATGAATTATCCGTTGTTAAAGAAGAAGCTCGTCACGCCAGCGAAGAAGCAGAACGTTACATTGCACAAGCTGGTCGTCTGGAGCTACAACATAAAGAGCTTGATGGTGAATTGAATGAAGCACGTGAAGAATTGAACAAGCTGCAGGAAAATTATAAACAAATCCGCAAGGATTATGGTGATGCATTGCAGCGCGAAGAAGACTATACTCGCAAGCTGAATGAGATGAGCGAAGAGAAGAAAGAAATCGTGCGTGCGCTTGAAGAATCCAGGCAGCATGCCAATCAGCTATCTGCGCGGATCGATGAACAAGGCAGCTTACTGACTCAGACAGAAGAAGAAGCGCTTGAGTGGCAGATTAAGCATGAAGAATTGTCTGCCAAACAGGAAGAGCTCTCCTCTCGCCTGAAAGAACTGACTGATCGGGAAGTTGAGCTAAGCTCACGAGTAGAACAAGCAGAGCAACAAGCGGAACAACAAGATCAGGTTTGGCAACGTCGTGCAGATGAATGGGCGGCTCAGGAACAGTCCTGGCAAGATCGATGGACTACGCTGGAGAATGAATTGAATCTCTGGCAGAAAGAAAGTGCTGCCAGTGTGGAGAAGGTAGAAGAGCTGGAACACGAGCGGCAGCAGCTTGCCCAGCAGCGTGCAGAAGCAATCGAAGAAAAGCAAACGATGGAAAATGAACTGCTGGATATCGGTGAGCGGTATGAACTTGCGGCCAATCAGTTGCGTTTACTGCAGGTTGAACGTGAGATGGAGCAGGAAAAGGCGGAGCAGCTGAATACAGATTACCGCCAATTGCGGGATGAATATACGAAATTGCAGACGGAATATAACGAATGGATTGAATTGATTGAACAGGATCAGACCTAG
- a CDS encoding cytochrome C oxidase subunit II translates to MMKKGMAWLVACMLILVLAACGGTGQSAESNGESDSSATASEELVIKASNYEFDQPEYHLKKGVPVKIVYENTNGNHGVLVPELNLRLDTQNNSKVITPDKAGEFEMSCSVFCGSGHSSMISKIIVEE, encoded by the coding sequence ATGATGAAGAAAGGCATGGCATGGCTTGTAGCCTGTATGTTGATTCTGGTCCTTGCTGCCTGTGGTGGAACCGGACAATCCGCAGAATCAAACGGCGAGTCCGATTCGAGTGCAACTGCAAGCGAAGAACTGGTAATCAAAGCAAGCAACTATGAATTTGACCAACCTGAATACCATTTGAAAAAAGGTGTACCTGTTAAGATTGTTTATGAAAATACAAACGGAAACCATGGTGTTCTCGTGCCCGAGCTGAACCTTCGGCTGGATACCCAGAACAATTCCAAAGTGATTACTCCCGACAAAGCAGGGGAATTCGAAATGTCCTGTTCTGTGTTTTGCGGAAGCGGTCACAGCAGTATGATCTCCAAAATTATTGTTGAAGAATAG